From Chryseobacterium shandongense, the proteins below share one genomic window:
- a CDS encoding DUF5686 family protein: protein MKGIVLIICFCMCIFGFSQSKVTSIEAVVIKDQSDPRALEILKKVNQQFNENSPKTLDSYSYKSYEKISLDIDEDSIIQYRQFFENAELFRKKREKDSLNNVTARKIFSKSKLFLWERAQEFLYSKEYGEKINILDNRISGLKQPIYEMIALQQSNRDQLPTQLKKENRGLYRFFLTDTIEIDGRKNFVIRFREVNFKNPDKKRKYNGVIYIDTDTYGIKKIENFSKNKNDGIITSTWIYFQNKWFLSHETVKLKMSNMVMQQDNQGSPDEKHEKNKKQSFGTYAFLTSRYFDYQSPVENDRKDFRGYTFSVKNIDGKTLDQFRTDPLTERERNTYKTIDSIGKIYNIDRKARVVSGLLLNGQIKAGVVDFAVDEIVNYNLYEGFRVGVKAKLNENFSPYFSPDYTLAYGFKDDKWKYRIGLDIKTTLEKDSYFRIDYYDDVTASGEFYRRLWNFKMRMANYGNNLNNDRYYHYRGASVSYLNDVTNGLTLVFAARTNLEEALFDYSFRNRGSSFNNFNTLFTLKYSPNSTNIMTPQGKSLINQKYPELYFNYEQSYKALSGDFNYTRFDALFVHNFKTMLGTTGFRLYGGMVIGDAPIWKNFTMNGLASPRRDFNFNLTSFLGFATLEGGKYYNDRFVAYYFTHKLPLYFKSLGQNISSFDFVLRGTIGNMKHPEYHQFKFQPLDHLYQEVGLEWNNFLSTYFNLGLFYRVGYYTTPNFKQNFAVQFKLKLLEF, encoded by the coding sequence ATGAAAGGGATTGTATTGATTATATGTTTCTGTATGTGTATTTTTGGTTTCTCACAATCAAAAGTCACTTCTATTGAGGCTGTTGTCATCAAAGATCAAAGCGATCCCAGAGCCCTTGAAATACTGAAAAAAGTCAACCAGCAGTTTAATGAAAACTCTCCTAAAACGCTTGATTCTTATTCTTACAAATCTTACGAAAAAATCTCTCTGGATATCGATGAAGACAGCATTATCCAATACAGGCAGTTCTTCGAAAATGCCGAATTATTCAGAAAAAAAAGAGAAAAAGATTCACTGAACAATGTAACTGCCAGAAAGATATTTTCAAAAAGTAAATTATTTCTCTGGGAAAGAGCTCAGGAATTTTTATATTCAAAAGAATACGGGGAAAAAATCAATATTCTTGATAACAGGATTTCCGGTCTAAAGCAACCGATCTATGAAATGATCGCGCTTCAGCAAAGTAATAGAGATCAGCTTCCTACGCAATTAAAAAAGGAAAACAGAGGATTGTACAGATTCTTTTTAACCGATACGATTGAAATAGATGGAAGAAAGAATTTTGTCATCCGGTTCAGGGAGGTTAATTTTAAAAATCCTGACAAAAAAAGGAAATACAACGGTGTCATTTATATTGATACCGACACGTATGGAATTAAAAAGATCGAAAATTTCAGCAAAAATAAAAATGACGGTATCATCACCAGTACCTGGATCTATTTCCAAAACAAATGGTTTCTTTCTCATGAAACTGTCAAGCTGAAAATGAGCAATATGGTGATGCAGCAGGATAACCAAGGATCACCTGATGAAAAACATGAAAAGAATAAAAAGCAGAGTTTTGGCACATATGCATTTCTCACTTCCCGATATTTTGATTATCAATCACCTGTAGAAAATGATAGAAAAGATTTTAGAGGCTACACATTTTCAGTTAAAAATATTGATGGGAAAACCCTTGACCAGTTCAGGACAGATCCTTTAACAGAAAGAGAAAGAAACACCTATAAAACCATCGACAGTATCGGGAAAATATATAATATCGACCGGAAAGCACGAGTTGTGAGTGGTCTCCTTCTAAATGGACAGATCAAAGCAGGCGTTGTGGATTTTGCTGTGGATGAAATCGTGAATTATAACCTCTACGAAGGATTCAGAGTAGGTGTAAAAGCTAAGCTTAATGAAAATTTCAGCCCGTATTTTTCACCGGATTATACTTTAGCCTATGGATTTAAAGATGATAAATGGAAATATAGAATCGGACTTGATATTAAAACCACGCTGGAAAAAGATTCTTATTTTAGGATCGATTACTATGATGATGTAACTGCTTCCGGAGAGTTTTACAGAAGACTGTGGAATTTCAAAATGAGAATGGCCAATTATGGTAATAACCTTAATAACGACCGCTATTACCATTACAGAGGAGCTTCCGTTTCGTACCTTAATGACGTTACCAATGGGTTGACATTAGTTTTTGCAGCACGCACCAACCTGGAAGAGGCTCTGTTCGATTATTCATTCCGCAACAGAGGCTCGTCATTCAATAATTTTAATACCTTATTTACATTAAAATATTCCCCGAACTCTACCAATATTATGACGCCTCAGGGAAAATCCCTCATCAATCAGAAATATCCGGAGCTGTATTTCAATTATGAACAAAGCTACAAGGCGCTGAGCGGCGATTTTAATTACACCCGCTTTGATGCACTTTTTGTTCACAATTTTAAGACCATGCTGGGAACTACAGGATTCCGGCTCTACGGCGGAATGGTAATCGGAGATGCACCGATATGGAAAAATTTTACCATGAACGGACTGGCGTCGCCGAGAAGGGATTTTAATTTCAACTTAACTTCTTTCCTCGGATTTGCCACGCTGGAAGGCGGGAAATACTACAATGACAGGTTTGTAGCCTATTATTTTACGCATAAACTTCCATTATATTTTAAAAGCTTAGGGCAAAATATTTCAAGTTTTGATTTTGTGCTGAGAGGAACCATCGGAAACATGAAGCATCCTGAGTACCATCAGTTTAAGTTTCAACCACTCGACCATCTTTATCAGGAAGTCGGCCTAGAATGGAACAATTTCCTTTCCACCTACTTTAATCTGGGACTATTTTACAGAGTAGGTTACTACACCACTCCGAATTTTAAGCAGAACTTTGCCGTTCAGTTTAAACTGAAACTTCTTGAATTTTAA
- a CDS encoding DUF5686 family protein: MTRLLFPLFLFFTALVFGQTQLKVFSKANKQPIYNAAVYCDDELLGKTDLNGTLSFKTKCKKVEILASNFEDVLADVRNTMEVAMQPLAEKRGNIDRVIINDKSDPRALKILDELNKRAKENSPKSLESYNFKSYTKFSLDLDKDSIDIYKNFLAVRKDSISKVDQKGFKQKEKEKKDSLIAEEFIDASAEGQLFLWEKASEYKYSKKFGEKTNIIDNRMSGFKNPIYEAMALNISNLDRTPRQLRPENRDLFHYYLSDTIQLDGRQTYVIKFKEITDKKKQNPRKFNGKIYVDAESFALKKFESISKKINEGNIVSVWKPINNKWFVDYEDIRLKMGNTSFDVSKKDSVKAGDTKKYNQKKFGNYLYVKNRFFDFDINEPQKASDFKGYSLEVKNSDGSLLQQYRTDSLTTRESNTYTKIDSFVQKHDFEKKLNTLTQLLRGNLRYKMIDFDLTKFISYDKYQGIRLGAGLKLNEKFSNTFSPDGYFGYGFKDHRWKYGLGLDVKLSDRKTSVFRVEYLDDVFAAGRFSNYMWDKMMKLSDINLDLHNDVFYSNQKWSASYLYDISNSLSMKIALNKEKQEALFDYQYKNLGNSFDNASAVLSLKFSPNDKNIMTPSGKYTYEKKYPQVFVNYEKGFNALGGDLDYNRLDALFIHQFRTKLGSTNIKLFGGLSSGSAPIWKNFEIAGQNDANIDHWYSNISTPSNLGFATMPSGTFFADKFAGFKISQYLPFKFKTLGKRYSDIELEYQSAIGGFKNRQNHQFEFTALDHYYQEAGLIWNQFLGTGFGVGFSYRLGYYQTSEFKDNIGIKIKFNLLN; encoded by the coding sequence ATGACAAGACTTTTATTCCCGCTGTTTTTATTTTTTACAGCACTGGTTTTCGGACAAACTCAATTGAAGGTTTTCAGTAAGGCAAACAAGCAACCTATATACAATGCAGCGGTGTATTGTGATGATGAACTTTTGGGGAAAACAGACCTCAACGGAACTTTATCCTTTAAAACAAAATGCAAGAAAGTTGAAATTCTGGCCAGCAATTTTGAAGATGTTCTTGCAGACGTAAGAAATACCATGGAAGTTGCAATGCAGCCGCTAGCGGAAAAGAGAGGGAATATTGACCGTGTCATTATTAATGATAAAAGTGATCCGCGCGCTTTGAAAATTCTTGATGAGCTTAATAAAAGAGCGAAGGAGAATTCACCGAAATCTCTAGAGTCGTACAATTTTAAATCGTACACCAAATTTTCTCTGGATCTGGATAAAGATTCCATTGATATTTACAAGAATTTTTTAGCAGTCAGGAAAGATTCCATTTCAAAGGTTGATCAAAAAGGTTTTAAGCAGAAAGAAAAGGAAAAAAAAGACTCCCTTATTGCTGAAGAATTTATTGATGCCTCAGCGGAAGGCCAGCTGTTCCTCTGGGAAAAAGCCAGTGAATACAAATACTCGAAAAAGTTCGGTGAAAAAACAAATATTATCGACAACAGAATGTCCGGTTTTAAAAACCCAATTTATGAAGCGATGGCCCTTAATATTTCTAATCTTGACAGAACACCCAGACAACTGAGACCTGAAAACAGGGATTTGTTTCATTATTATCTTTCAGATACCATACAGCTTGACGGAAGGCAGACTTATGTCATTAAATTCAAAGAAATTACCGATAAAAAGAAGCAGAACCCGAGAAAATTCAACGGAAAAATATATGTGGATGCCGAAAGTTTTGCGCTGAAAAAATTTGAAAGCATCAGCAAAAAAATAAACGAAGGAAATATTGTCTCTGTCTGGAAACCGATCAATAATAAATGGTTCGTGGATTATGAAGATATCAGGCTTAAAATGGGAAATACCAGCTTCGATGTTTCCAAGAAAGACAGTGTGAAAGCCGGCGATACCAAGAAGTACAACCAGAAAAAATTCGGGAATTACCTGTACGTAAAAAACAGGTTCTTTGATTTTGATATTAATGAACCTCAAAAAGCATCTGATTTTAAAGGCTACTCGCTTGAAGTGAAAAATTCAGACGGCAGCCTTTTGCAACAGTACCGAACCGACAGCCTTACCACAAGGGAAAGTAATACGTATACAAAAATCGACAGCTTTGTACAGAAGCATGATTTTGAAAAGAAATTAAATACGTTAACCCAGCTTTTAAGAGGAAACCTTCGCTATAAAATGATTGATTTTGATCTAACCAAATTCATCAGCTATGACAAATACCAGGGAATCCGTCTTGGCGCCGGATTAAAATTAAATGAAAAATTCAGCAATACCTTTTCTCCGGACGGCTATTTCGGATACGGTTTTAAAGATCACCGCTGGAAATACGGACTGGGGCTTGATGTAAAGCTTTCCGACAGAAAAACATCCGTTTTCCGGGTTGAATATCTTGATGATGTTTTTGCCGCAGGAAGATTCAGCAATTATATGTGGGATAAAATGATGAAGCTATCCGATATTAATCTAGATCTTCACAATGATGTTTTCTATAGTAATCAGAAATGGAGCGCTTCTTATCTTTACGATATTTCCAATTCATTAAGTATGAAAATTGCCTTGAATAAAGAGAAACAGGAGGCTCTTTTTGATTATCAGTATAAAAACCTTGGAAACAGTTTTGATAATGCGAGTGCCGTTCTGTCTTTGAAATTTTCGCCAAATGACAAAAATATCATGACACCTTCCGGAAAATACACCTACGAAAAAAAATATCCTCAGGTATTCGTTAATTATGAAAAAGGATTTAATGCATTGGGAGGAGATCTTGATTACAACAGGCTTGATGCGCTATTCATTCATCAGTTCAGAACAAAATTGGGATCTACCAACATTAAACTATTCGGAGGACTTTCATCCGGTAGTGCACCAATCTGGAAGAATTTTGAAATAGCAGGACAGAACGACGCCAATATCGACCACTGGTATTCCAACATCAGTACGCCTTCTAACCTAGGATTTGCAACAATGCCTTCAGGGACATTCTTCGCCGATAAATTTGCAGGATTTAAAATTTCACAATACCTTCCTTTTAAATTTAAAACGTTGGGCAAAAGGTATTCGGATATCGAGCTTGAATACCAGTCGGCGATCGGCGGTTTTAAAAACAGGCAGAACCACCAGTTTGAATTTACCGCGCTGGATCACTATTACCAGGAAGCGGGACTGATCTGGAACCAGTTCCTGGGAACCGGTTTTGGCGTAGGATTTTCCTACCGATTGGGATACTACCAGACTTCGGAATTTAAAGATAATATCGGGATTAAAATAAAATTCAATCTTTTAAACTAA
- a CDS encoding DUF1599 domain-containing protein → MSETSIQFENIISQCRELFSKKLQDYGPAWRVLRPSSITDQIYIKVNRIRTLQMTGKKMVDESEEDEFVAIINYSIIALIQLEKGFSNDFNENKEEIMNLYDQYAAKARELMERKNHDYGEAWRDMRISSITDLIYQKVLRTKQIEDNQGVTVVSEGLDANYFDMLNYSVFCLIKFSEKKNSIESQN, encoded by the coding sequence ATGTCAGAAACATCAATACAGTTTGAGAACATTATCAGTCAGTGCCGTGAACTTTTCAGCAAGAAATTACAAGATTACGGACCGGCGTGGAGGGTTTTAAGACCAAGCTCTATTACAGACCAGATTTATATTAAAGTCAACAGAATCCGCACTTTGCAGATGACCGGAAAAAAAATGGTTGATGAAAGTGAAGAGGATGAATTTGTGGCGATTATCAACTACTCGATTATTGCCCTTATCCAGCTTGAGAAAGGTTTTTCCAATGATTTTAATGAAAATAAAGAAGAAATCATGAATCTGTACGATCAATATGCCGCTAAAGCCAGAGAATTGATGGAACGGAAAAATCATGATTACGGTGAAGCATGGAGGGATATGCGTATTTCATCGATTACGGATCTGATTTATCAGAAAGTTTTAAGAACTAAACAAATTGAAGACAACCAAGGCGTTACTGTTGTTTCTGAAGGTCTGGATGCCAATTATTTTGACATGCTGAATTATTCCGTTTTCTGTCTCATTAAATTTTCTGAAAAGAAAAACAGTATAGAATCTCAAAACTAA
- the folP gene encoding dihydropteroate synthase, with the protein MGILNLTPDSFSDGGKFNTEKSALEQTYKMLKEGAEIIDIGPQSTRPHAEFLTAEEEIRRLGNIISLIKKEFPETLISLDTFYAKTVKFGFTEGIDIINDISGGHYDEKMFDAASKTKLPYILMHINPSYETMHDKIKFADITLSVNRYFSEKTAEILNKGVKDIILDPGFGFGKTVEDQMKMIDEVKYLSFGKFPLLIGISRKSFIYKPLGKSPLEINEETQKLHLKVLQQGAKILRVHDVAEAKKTVDLFKSGSV; encoded by the coding sequence ATGGGAATTCTCAATCTCACCCCGGATTCTTTCTCCGATGGCGGAAAATTTAATACAGAAAAATCTGCGCTTGAGCAGACGTACAAAATGTTGAAAGAAGGTGCTGAAATTATCGATATCGGCCCGCAATCTACAAGACCGCACGCTGAGTTTTTAACGGCGGAAGAGGAAATCAGAAGATTGGGAAATATAATTTCATTAATTAAAAAGGAATTCCCAGAAACATTGATCTCTCTGGATACTTTTTATGCTAAAACGGTAAAATTTGGTTTTACAGAAGGAATTGATATTATCAACGATATTTCCGGAGGACATTACGATGAAAAGATGTTTGATGCCGCTTCAAAAACAAAGCTCCCTTATATTCTGATGCATATAAATCCTTCTTATGAAACCATGCATGATAAAATAAAATTTGCAGATATTACACTCTCGGTGAACCGCTATTTTTCTGAAAAAACCGCAGAAATATTAAATAAAGGCGTGAAAGATATTATTCTTGATCCGGGTTTTGGTTTCGGAAAAACGGTAGAAGATCAGATGAAAATGATTGATGAGGTGAAATATTTAAGCTTTGGGAAATTTCCTTTGCTGATCGGTATTTCAAGGAAATCTTTTATCTACAAACCTTTGGGAAAATCTCCGCTGGAGATTAACGAAGAAACACAAAAACTTCATCTTAAAGTATTACAGCAGGGCGCAAAAATCCTTAGGGTTCATGATGTTGCTGAAGCAAAAAAGACGGTTGACTTGTTTAAGAGTGGGAGTGTCTGA